A region of Oceanispirochaeta sp. DNA encodes the following proteins:
- the glmS gene encoding glutamine--fructose-6-phosphate transaminase (isomerizing) — protein sequence MCGIVGYLGSREAVPVLLKGLKQLEYRGYDSSGIGVLHRKKIKVVKEEGKLARLEAKITEKIPSTVGIGHTRWATHGGVTTENAHPHCGPEGRVAVVHNGIIDNFALLKKELEARGNVFLSETDSEVVAHLVELYMDHGPEKAVSMALDRLDGTYGMLILFRDFPDMIIGARNGSPLVVGVGQKEMFLASDAMAFAGYTQNAIFIEDGEMVVLNSDEYRVVNRQNIQIKKSVEELNLDSGGHNKLGYSHFLLKEIFEQPESVFRAMGQGGRLLSEYGTSLLGGLNMDKRDFFDIKKIHILAMGTAQYAGEIGKYIIEELARIPVEVSDASELCGINPIVDKHTIFVAISQSGETRDTIAAVQEIKQKGGRVLGILNAVGSTLARMTDGGAYIHAGSEISVASTKAFTSQVTVLALLALMIGRTRDISLHRGKELVAELMALPDKIRTILAKAEDIKDMAEELKNHNSVMYMGRGINFPVAMEAALKLKEVSYIHAEAYSAGSLKHGPLALISEDIPSVFICTKGDYQEKTISNIQEVRARNGRVLVISNYEDESLRKVADKLFVVPDSDPLLSPLLTIIPCQLLGFYTALTLGRDIDQPRNLAKSVTTD from the coding sequence ATGTGCGGAATTGTAGGATATTTAGGGAGCCGGGAAGCCGTTCCTGTATTGCTGAAAGGGCTCAAACAACTTGAATACAGGGGGTATGACTCCTCAGGAATCGGTGTTCTTCATAGAAAGAAAATCAAGGTGGTCAAGGAAGAGGGCAAGCTGGCCCGGCTGGAAGCCAAGATCACAGAAAAGATTCCATCTACTGTGGGCATCGGCCACACCCGATGGGCCACTCATGGCGGCGTCACTACCGAAAATGCCCATCCCCACTGCGGACCCGAAGGCCGGGTGGCGGTTGTGCATAATGGAATCATTGACAATTTTGCACTCCTGAAAAAAGAGCTGGAGGCCAGAGGGAATGTCTTTCTCAGTGAAACAGACTCAGAAGTCGTTGCTCACCTGGTAGAATTATACATGGATCATGGACCCGAAAAAGCAGTCTCCATGGCTCTGGACAGACTGGACGGAACCTATGGGATGCTCATTCTCTTCCGGGATTTTCCCGATATGATCATCGGGGCACGAAACGGCAGCCCTCTTGTTGTTGGTGTGGGTCAGAAGGAAATGTTCCTGGCCTCGGATGCCATGGCCTTTGCAGGATACACCCAGAATGCCATCTTTATCGAAGACGGTGAAATGGTTGTACTGAACTCTGATGAGTACAGAGTCGTGAACCGTCAGAATATACAGATCAAAAAGAGTGTGGAAGAACTTAACCTGGATAGCGGTGGTCATAACAAGCTGGGATATTCACACTTTCTCCTCAAGGAAATTTTTGAGCAGCCCGAATCAGTCTTCCGTGCCATGGGGCAGGGGGGGCGTCTGCTCTCCGAATATGGAACCTCTCTTCTGGGAGGACTCAATATGGACAAACGGGATTTTTTTGACATCAAGAAAATCCATATCCTCGCCATGGGGACGGCCCAGTATGCCGGTGAAATTGGAAAATATATCATCGAAGAGCTGGCCCGTATTCCCGTGGAAGTCTCTGATGCCTCAGAGCTCTGCGGTATTAATCCCATCGTGGACAAGCATACTATCTTTGTCGCCATCAGCCAGTCTGGAGAGACCCGTGACACCATTGCCGCCGTTCAGGAAATCAAGCAGAAAGGGGGCCGTGTCCTGGGTATTCTCAATGCGGTCGGCTCCACTCTGGCCCGGATGACCGACGGAGGTGCCTACATTCATGCGGGATCTGAAATATCTGTGGCCAGTACAAAGGCCTTTACCAGCCAGGTCACCGTTCTGGCCCTGCTGGCCCTCATGATCGGACGAACCCGGGACATCTCATTACACCGGGGTAAAGAACTGGTTGCTGAGCTTATGGCTCTGCCCGACAAGATTAGAACCATCCTTGCCAAAGCCGAAGACATCAAGGACATGGCCGAGGAACTCAAGAACCATAACTCCGTCATGTACATGGGACGGGGCATCAACTTTCCAGTCGCCATGGAAGCCGCGTTGAAGCTGAAGGAAGTGAGCTACATCCATGCAGAAGCCTACAGTGCCGGGTCTCTCAAGCACGGTCCGCTGGCTCTGATAAGTGAAGATATTCCCTCGGTCTTCATATGCACCAAAGGGGACTATCAGGAAAAGACAATCAGTAATATTCAGGAAGTACGGGCCAGAAACGGCCGGGTTCTGGTTATCTCCAACTATGAAGACGAGAGCCTGAGGAAGGTGGCAGACAAGCTCTTTGTGGTTCCCGATTCAGACCCCCTGTTGTCTCCTCTGTTGACCATCATCCCCTGTCAGCTTCTGGGATTTTATACAGCTCTGACACTGGGGCGGGATATTGACCAGCCCCGAAATCTGGCTAAGTCGGTTACGACGGATTAA